In Cydia fagiglandana chromosome 3, ilCydFagi1.1, whole genome shotgun sequence, the following are encoded in one genomic region:
- the LOC134680306 gene encoding tyrosine-protein kinase Shark → MITTMTSFILLKTNSFLLRMNREDNVDWFHGKISRESAEKLLKEEGEDGVFLVRESNTSPGDYVLSVLHQGEVVHYQIRRHGEDAFFSIEEHTTVHGLDTLIQHYRGDSNGLVTRLSVVCKGQPPPHESRTQGTTNLLHRATEAGDYNIVSQMLAVGYHSRDAKNQDGQTAVHIAAKAGRDKILGKLIESGATVNVRDSFGYTPLHYTCQNNLPSTAELLITKGNANYQMRHAPTGKVPLHDAAQRGHIDCIKVLLKLKAPANPRTLQQETPADLAKHHGHTECYQLLKNYKPEPPQTSKSQWYHGTLSRDEAVQTLEQYCKQNNLVDKATDGVFLVRYSERHSSATCVLTMLSENTPYHFIIRKEAAGWVFIDDGPYLEGVERLVEHYGAVPDGLPARLRHPVPPKPKPPLPEFSTMPRTKKPSPSRAAMNQTLSLVKNDILNKQMSEPSSPPNAFELLTRNLSFSSDFNNDSLNNNDTLDDNDTYKVPVNNSAVVVGENYNEISINSDGQLSTLQDFIPMSELTLGATLGEGEFGSVLRATLAAAPGRAAMPVAVKTLHVQHTDSNQHDFLAEAKTMMTLRHRCIVRLIGVSLGPPLAMIQELVPLGSLLEYLVRSPEQASAGYELRLWACQVAAGMRYLERRRFVHRDLAARNILLASRHQAKISDFGLSRALSMDSSYYKASQGGKWPIKWYAPESYNYGTFSSASDVWSYGVTLWEMFSYGKQPYGDMRGTEVSISTQMSKIWPIKWYAPESYNYGTFSSASDVWSYGVTLWEMFSYGKQPYGDMRGTEAIQIVESGGRLERPEECPDEIYQVMLDCWEYNPDRRPTFGLLVDVFSQHPDYVNISQLALDNDEVNV, encoded by the exons ATGATAACAACCATGACGTCATTCATATTATTGAAG ACGAACTCTTTCCTATTGAGGATGAACAGAGAGGATAACGTCGACTGGTTCCATGGGAAAATATCACGAGAATCTGCCGAGAAGCTGTTGAAAGAAG AGGGCGAAGATGGTGTTTTCTTGGTACGTGAAAGCAACACTTCACCAGGAGACTATGTTTTGTCAGTTTTGCACCAA gGTGAAGTAGTGCATTACCAAATTCGGAGGCACGGAGAGGATGCCTTCTTTTCCATTGAAGAACACACAACAGTGCATGGGTTGGACACCCTCATACAGCACTATCGAGGCGACTCCAATGGTCTCGTCACGCGGCTGTCTGTTGTGTGTAAGGGGCAGCCTCCACCTCACGAGTCACGCACCCAGGGGACCACCAATCTTTTACACAG AGCGACGGAGGCTGGTGACTACAACATTGTATCCCAAATGCTGGCAGTCGGGTACCACAGCCGCGACGCCAAGAaccaagatggacagacggcgGTGCATATAGCCGCTAAAGCCGGGCGCGACAAAATACTCGGGAAACTCATAGAGAGCGGAGCCACCGTCAACGTGCGGGACTCGTTCGGATACACGCCTTTACAT TACACTTGCCAGAATAACCTGCCAAGCACCGCCGAGTTGCTGATAACGAAGGGCAACGCCAACTACCAGATGCGGCACGCGCCCACGGGGAAAGTACCTCTACATGACGCCGCGCAGAGAGGACACATTGACTGCATTAAG GTCCttctaaaattgaaagcccCCGCGAACCCGAGGACGTTGCAGCAAGAAACCCCCGCTGATTTGGCGAAGCACCACGGTCATACGGAATGCTATCAGCTATTAA AAAACTACAAACCTGAACCACCGCAAACCTCCAAAAGTCAATGGTACCACGGCACGTTGAGTCGGGACGAAGCCGTACAAACTTTAGAACAGTACTGCAAGCAGAACAACTTGGTAGACAAGGCTACGGACGGGGTGTTCCTAGTGCGGTACAGCGAGCGACACAGCAGCGCCACCTGCGTGCTGACTATGCTGAGCGAAAACACGCCTTACCACTTCATCATAAGGAAGGAG GCGGCGGGCTGGGTGTTCATCGACGACGGGCCGTACCTGGAGGGCGTGGAGCGGCTGGTGGAGCACTACGGCGCCGTGCCCGACGGGCTGCCCGCGCGCCTGCGCCACCCCGTGCCGCCCAAGCCCAAGCCGCCCTTGCCCGAG TTCTCAACGATGCCACGTACCAAGAAACCATCACCGAGTCGAGCAGCCATGAACCAGACGTTATCCCTAGTCAAAAACGACATCTTAAACAAGCAGATGTCCGAGCCCAGCTCGCCGCCCAACGCCTTCGAGCTGCTCACCAGGAACCTGTCCTTCTCATCGGACTTCAACAACGACAGCCTCAACAACAACGACACGCTGGATGACAACGACACGTATAAAGTGCCCGTTAACAACAGCGCCGTTGTTGTTGGGGAGAACTATAATGAGATATCGATTAATTCCGATGGCCAGCTTTCCACACTGCAAG ATTTCATCCCCATGAGCGAGTTAACGCTAGGAGCGACACTCGGCGAGGGCGAGTTCGGGTCCGTCCTGCGCGCCACGCTCGCCGCCGCGCCGGGCCGCGCCGCCATGCCCGTAGCTGTCAAGACGTTACATGTGCAACATACCGACTCCAACCAACATGACTTCCTGGCGGAGGCCAAGACGATGATGACGCTCCGGCATCGGTGTATTGTTCGACTCATTGGTGTGTCGTTG GGTCCCCCGCTAGCCATGATCCAGGAGCTGGTGCCGCTGGGGTCGCTGCTGGAGTACCTGGTGCGGTCGCCGGAGCAGGCGTCGGCCGGCTACGAGCTGCGGCTGTGGGCGTGCCAGGTGGCGGCCGGCATGCGCTACCTGGAGCGACGCCGCTTCGTGCACCGGGACCTCGCCGCCCGGAATATACTGCTGGCCAGCAG ACACCAAGCAAAAATTAGCGACTTCGGTCTATCACGAGCGCTCTCTATGGACAGTTCGTACTACAAGGCGAGCCAGGGCGGCAAGTGGCCCATCAAGTGGTACGCGCCAGAGTCCTACAACTACGGCACCTTCAGCAGCGCCAGCGACGTGTGGAGCTACGGCGTCACGCTGTGGGAGATGTTCTCGTATGGCAAGCAGCCGTACGGGGACATGAGAGGCACCGAGGTTAGTATTTCAACCCAGATGTCTAAAATT TGGCCCATCAAGTGGTACGCGCCCGAGTCCTACAACTACGGCACCTTCAGCAGCGCCAGCGACGTGTGGAGCTACGGCGTCACGTTGTGGGAGATGTTCTCGTATGGCAAGCAGCCGTACGGGGACATGAGGGGCACCGAG GCAATACAAATAGTAGAAAGCGGCGGCCGTCTAGAACGACCCGAAGAATGTCCGGACGAGATCTACCAAGTCATGCTAGACTGCTGGGAGTACAACCCGGACCGACGACCGACGTTCGGCCTGCTCGTCGACGTGTTCTCCCAACACCCCGACTACGTCAACATCAGCCAGCTAGCCTTAGACAATGACGAGGTAAACGTCTAA